A genome region from Variovorax paradoxus includes the following:
- the iscR gene encoding Fe-S cluster assembly transcriptional regulator IscR, producing the protein MRLTTKGRFAVTAMIDLALRQNTGPVTLAAISQRQQISLSYLEQLFGKLRRHELVESTRGPGGGYSLGRKAADITVADIIVSVDEPIDATQCGGKENCLGEAGRCMTHELWASLNQRMVEFLDSVTLQKLVDDQIAKGVQIENKPVVKRAISAQPVVKPIRVNAPNSVFALGNAFAKS; encoded by the coding sequence ATGCGTCTCACTACCAAAGGCCGTTTTGCGGTCACAGCAATGATCGATCTGGCGCTGCGTCAGAACACCGGTCCGGTCACGCTTGCTGCAATCAGCCAGCGGCAGCAGATTTCTCTGTCGTATCTCGAGCAGCTTTTCGGCAAGTTGCGCCGTCATGAACTGGTCGAATCGACCCGCGGTCCCGGCGGCGGCTACAGCCTTGGCCGGAAGGCTGCGGACATCACGGTGGCGGACATCATTGTGTCGGTCGATGAGCCCATCGATGCCACGCAATGCGGCGGCAAGGAAAACTGCCTGGGCGAAGCCGGTCGTTGCATGACCCATGAACTGTGGGCTTCGCTGAACCAGCGCATGGTCGAATTTCTCGATTCGGTCACGCTGCAGAAGCTGGTCGACGACCAGATCGCCAAGGGCGTGCAGATCGAGAACAAGCCGGTCGTCAAGCGTGCGATCTCGGCTCAGCCGGTCGTCAAGCCGATCCGCGTGAACGCGCCGAATTCGGTGTTCGCTCTCGGTAACGCTTTCGCCAAGTCCTGA
- the uvrB gene encoding excinuclease ABC subunit UvrB has translation MPENNEAIADLKKLDPIGPAKQGEFIRYPDSPFELFQPYPPAGDQPKAIEGLVEGVTDGEVFQTLLGVTGSGKTFTMANVIARLGRPAIVFAPNKTLAAQLYSEFREFFPKNAVEYFVSYYDYYQPEAYVPQRDLFIEKDSSINEHIEQMRLSATKSVLERRDTVIVATVSAIYGIGTPEDYMEMRLIARVGDKVGQRDLISRLIRMQYTRNEQDFARGTFRVRGDTIDVFPAEHSELAIRFELFDDEIESLQLFDPLTGRVRQKVPRFTVYPSSHYVTPRDKVLAAVETIKLELGDRLKELVGAGKLVEAQRLEQRTRFDLEMLAEIGHCKGIENYTRHLSGAAPGEPPATLTDYLPKDALMFLDESHQMIGQLGGMYNGDRARKTTLVEYGFRLPSALDNRPLKLEEFETRMRQCIFVSATPAQYEKDHAGNVVEQLVRPTGLIDPEVEVRPATHQVDDVLGEIRVRVDKNERVLITTLTKRMAEQLTDYLGDNGVKVRYLHSDVDTVERVEILRDLRLGTFDVLVGINLLREGLDIPEVSLVAILDADKEGFLRAERSLIQTIGRAARNLNGKAILYADKMTDSMKKAIDETERRRARQIAHNEANGITPRSIVKQVRDLIDGVYSEKTGKEMAKLDLERAKVEDMSEKDIAREIKRLEKQMLEHARNLEFEKAARVRDQLALLREQAFGASGGDNIAVPPQ, from the coding sequence ATGCCAGAGAACAACGAAGCCATAGCAGACCTGAAGAAGCTGGACCCGATCGGTCCTGCGAAACAAGGTGAATTCATCCGCTACCCCGACTCGCCTTTCGAGCTGTTCCAGCCCTATCCGCCGGCCGGGGACCAGCCCAAGGCCATCGAGGGCCTGGTCGAGGGTGTGACCGACGGCGAGGTGTTCCAGACGCTGCTCGGCGTGACCGGCTCGGGCAAGACCTTCACCATGGCCAACGTGATCGCCCGCCTGGGCCGCCCGGCCATCGTGTTCGCGCCCAACAAGACCCTGGCGGCGCAGCTCTACAGCGAGTTCCGCGAGTTCTTTCCCAAGAACGCCGTCGAGTATTTCGTCAGCTACTACGACTACTACCAGCCCGAGGCCTACGTGCCGCAGCGCGACCTGTTCATCGAGAAGGACTCGTCGATCAACGAACACATCGAGCAGATGCGGCTGTCGGCCACCAAGAGCGTGCTGGAGCGGCGCGACACCGTCATCGTGGCCACGGTGAGCGCCATTTATGGCATCGGCACCCCCGAGGACTACATGGAGATGCGGCTGATTGCCCGCGTCGGCGACAAGGTCGGCCAGCGCGACCTGATCTCGCGCCTCATCCGCATGCAGTACACGCGCAACGAGCAGGACTTTGCGCGCGGCACCTTCCGTGTGCGCGGCGACACCATCGACGTTTTCCCGGCGGAGCACAGCGAACTGGCAATCCGCTTCGAACTGTTCGATGACGAGATCGAGTCGCTGCAACTGTTCGATCCGCTGACCGGGCGTGTACGCCAGAAGGTGCCGCGGTTCACGGTGTACCCGTCGAGCCACTATGTGACGCCGCGCGACAAGGTGCTGGCGGCGGTGGAAACCATCAAGCTCGAACTGGGCGACCGGCTCAAGGAACTGGTGGGCGCGGGCAAGCTGGTGGAGGCGCAGCGACTGGAGCAGCGCACGCGTTTCGATCTGGAAATGCTGGCCGAGATCGGCCACTGCAAGGGCATCGAGAACTACACGCGCCATCTGTCGGGCGCCGCGCCGGGGGAGCCGCCGGCAACGCTGACCGACTACCTGCCCAAGGACGCGCTGATGTTCCTGGACGAGAGCCACCAGATGATCGGCCAGCTCGGCGGCATGTACAACGGCGACCGGGCGCGCAAGACCACGCTGGTCGAATACGGATTCCGGCTGCCAAGCGCGCTGGACAACCGGCCTCTCAAGCTCGAGGAATTCGAGACTCGGATGCGGCAATGCATATTCGTATCCGCCACCCCGGCGCAGTACGAAAAGGACCATGCCGGCAACGTGGTCGAGCAGCTGGTGCGGCCGACCGGGCTCATCGATCCGGAGGTGGAGGTCCGGCCTGCCACTCATCAGGTGGACGATGTGCTGGGTGAGATCCGCGTGCGGGTCGACAAGAACGAGCGCGTGCTCATCACCACCCTGACCAAGCGCATGGCCGAGCAGCTGACCGATTACCTCGGCGACAACGGGGTGAAGGTGCGCTACCTGCACAGCGATGTCGACACGGTCGAGCGGGTCGAGATCCTTCGCGATCTTCGCCTGGGCACTTTCGACGTCCTGGTAGGCATCAACCTGCTGCGCGAGGGCCTGGACATTCCGGAGGTGTCGCTGGTGGCTATCCTGGATGCCGACAAGGAAGGTTTCCTGCGCGCGGAGCGTTCCCTCATCCAGACCATCGGCCGGGCCGCGCGGAACCTGAACGGCAAGGCGATCCTGTACGCCGACAAGATGACGGACTCGATGAAGAAGGCCATCGACGAAACGGAGCGTCGTCGTGCCCGTCAGATCGCCCACAACGAAGCCAACGGCATCACGCCTCGCAGCATCGTGAAGCAGGTTCGCGACCTGATCGATGGCGTCTACAGCGAGAAGACGGGAAAGGAAATGGCCAAACTCGACCTGGAGCGCGCCAAGGTCGAGGACATGAGCGAAAAGGACATCGCCCGGGAAATCAAGCGGCTCGAGAAGCAGATGCTCGAGCACGCCCGCAACCTCGAGTTCGAGAAGGCGGCCCGCGTTCGCGACCAGTTGGCGCTGCTGCGCGAGCAGGCTTTCGGGGCGTCCGGCGGCGACAACATCGCCGTTCCACCTCAGTAA
- the iscU gene encoding Fe-S cluster assembly scaffold IscU, whose protein sequence is MAYSSKVIDHYENPRNVGSFEKGDDSVGTGMVGAPACGDVMKLQIKVNPETGVIEDARFKTYGCGSAIASSSLVTEWVKGKTLDEAAALKNAQIAEELALPPVKIHCSILAEDAIKAAVSDYKAKHGAKTEAAAAEAVH, encoded by the coding sequence ATGGCATATTCTTCCAAGGTCATCGACCACTACGAAAATCCACGCAACGTCGGCTCCTTCGAAAAGGGCGACGATTCGGTCGGCACCGGCATGGTCGGCGCGCCGGCCTGCGGCGACGTGATGAAGCTGCAGATCAAGGTCAACCCCGAAACCGGCGTGATCGAAGACGCACGCTTCAAGACGTATGGCTGCGGCTCGGCCATTGCCTCGTCGTCGCTGGTGACCGAGTGGGTCAAGGGCAAGACGCTCGACGAAGCAGCTGCATTGAAGAATGCGCAGATCGCCGAAGAACTGGCGCTGCCGCCGGTGAAAATTCATTGCTCCATCCTGGCTGAAGACGCGATCAAGGCCGCGGTGAGCGACTACAAGGCCAAGCACGGCGCGAAGACCGAAGCTGCTGCAGCCGAAGCCGTCCACTGA
- a CDS encoding IscS subfamily cysteine desulfurase, with product MDVTPHFPIYLDYGATTPVDPRVVDAMIPWLREHFGNPASRSHAWGWEAEEAVEKARGQVADLINADPREIVWTSGATESINLALKGAAQFYKGKGKHLITLKTEHKAVLDTMRELERQGFEVTYLDVEENGLVDLEKFKAAIRPDTILASVLFVNNEIGVIQDVVALGNVCREKGVIFHVDSAQATGKVDIDITALPIDLMSLASHKTYGPKGIGALYVRRKPRVRLEAQMHGGGHERGMRSGTLPTHQIVGMGEAYRIAKLEMKDDIAHARRLQQRLLDGLKDVEQVFINGDLEHRVPHNLNMSFNYVEGESLIMGIKGLAVSSGSACTSASLEPSYVLRALGRSDELAHSSLRMTIGRFTTEEEIDYAISTIKHNVAKLRELSPLWEMFQDGVDISTIQWSAH from the coding sequence ATGGACGTAACTCCTCATTTCCCGATCTATCTCGATTACGGCGCGACCACGCCCGTCGACCCGCGTGTGGTCGACGCCATGATTCCCTGGTTGCGCGAACACTTCGGCAATCCGGCGTCGCGCAGCCATGCCTGGGGCTGGGAGGCTGAAGAGGCGGTCGAGAAGGCGCGCGGCCAAGTGGCCGACCTGATCAACGCAGATCCCCGCGAAATCGTCTGGACGTCGGGCGCCACCGAGTCGATCAACCTCGCGCTGAAGGGCGCGGCGCAGTTCTACAAGGGCAAGGGCAAGCACCTGATCACGCTGAAGACCGAGCACAAGGCCGTGCTCGACACCATGCGGGAACTGGAGCGCCAGGGCTTCGAAGTCACTTATCTTGACGTCGAGGAAAACGGGCTGGTTGACCTCGAGAAGTTCAAGGCCGCGATCCGCCCCGACACCATTCTGGCCAGCGTGCTGTTCGTGAACAACGAGATCGGCGTGATCCAGGACGTGGTGGCTCTGGGCAATGTCTGCCGCGAAAAGGGCGTTATTTTCCACGTCGACTCGGCGCAGGCCACCGGCAAGGTCGACATCGACATCACGGCGCTGCCCATCGACCTGATGAGCCTCGCCTCGCACAAGACATACGGCCCCAAGGGCATCGGTGCGCTGTACGTGCGCCGCAAGCCGCGCGTGCGGCTCGAGGCCCAGATGCACGGCGGCGGGCACGAGCGCGGCATGCGTTCGGGCACGTTGCCGACCCACCAGATCGTCGGCATGGGCGAGGCCTATCGCATCGCCAAGCTGGAGATGAAGGACGACATCGCCCATGCGCGCCGCCTGCAGCAGCGTCTGCTCGACGGCTTGAAGGATGTCGAGCAGGTGTTCATCAATGGCGACCTCGAGCACCGTGTGCCGCACAACCTGAACATGAGCTTCAACTACGTCGAGGGCGAGTCGCTGATCATGGGCATCAAGGGTCTGGCGGTGTCGTCGGGCTCGGCCTGTACTTCGGCGAGCCTGGAACCCAGCTACGTGCTGCGCGCTCTGGGGCGCAGCGATGAACTGGCCCACAGCAGCCTTCGCATGACCATCGGCCGTTTCACGACCGAAGAAGAAATCGACTACGCCATTTCGACCATCAAGCACAACGTTGCCAAGCTGCGTGAGCTCAGCCCCTTGTGGGAGATGTTCCAGGACGGCGTCGACATCAGCACGATCCAGTGGTCGGCGCACTGA